The Brasilonema sennae CENA114 genome includes a region encoding these proteins:
- a CDS encoding mechanosensitive ion channel family protein — translation MPKATAQQIPFLPNLQTPNFLINELEKAPEKGWVNLDGRGLFQIAAPKGNLTKRLQDIQQRLDQQSQEYFQKSDAELNVQITPEKKSTTKNGKTTVTETAIILLNGQYLMTVNDYDASLQQQDTVDTVAKQIVEKLQQGLKRAKQERESNSLIQQGQIAGAAGVAMIVLSWGVYSYQHRRKKYKAEPVTTASAATRPITIQLNQQEHKHITEVKRRLYQLAQATIWGGGSLYILGLFPYTRALQGWIMVGAKIPLTLGVVALGTYVVIRLSYALIDRFSSALVNSAVLLTPEAPERIQLRVSTISGVSKSIATITCIVVGTLLALGALGVELVPLLAGASLVGVAVSLASQSLIKDAINGFLIILEDQYALGDYITVGTVGGLVENLNLRMTQVRDGEGRLITIPNSEIKVVANLSSRWSRADLTIPVAYQTDVDQAIKLIQKVGVDMDEDPLWDHQILETPQVLGIDNFAVAEKGFLIRVWIKTQPLKQWSVAREYRRRLKIAFDQAGISIFLP, via the coding sequence ATGCCAAAAGCTACAGCGCAGCAGATTCCCTTTTTACCTAACCTACAAACTCCTAACTTTTTGATTAATGAATTAGAAAAAGCACCAGAAAAAGGTTGGGTTAATTTGGATGGTAGGGGTTTGTTTCAGATAGCGGCACCAAAAGGGAACTTGACAAAGCGTTTACAAGATATCCAACAAAGGTTGGATCAACAAAGTCAGGAGTACTTTCAAAAATCTGATGCAGAACTTAATGTACAGATTACACCTGAAAAGAAATCAACGACTAAGAACGGAAAAACGACTGTAACTGAAACTGCAATAATTCTTCTTAATGGTCAATACCTGATGACCGTCAATGACTACGATGCCAGTCTGCAACAACAGGATACTGTCGATACAGTTGCAAAGCAAATCGTTGAAAAGTTGCAACAAGGTTTGAAACGCGCAAAGCAGGAGCGAGAAAGTAACTCTTTAATTCAACAGGGTCAAATTGCTGGAGCTGCTGGAGTGGCGATGATTGTTCTTAGTTGGGGGGTTTATTCTTACCAACACCGTCGCAAAAAATATAAGGCAGAGCCTGTTACCACGGCTTCAGCAGCAACTAGACCGATTACGATACAGCTAAATCAACAAGAACATAAACATATTACAGAGGTCAAGAGGCGGCTGTATCAGCTAGCCCAAGCAACGATTTGGGGGGGTGGAAGTCTTTATATACTGGGTTTATTTCCCTACACACGAGCGCTTCAGGGATGGATTATGGTTGGGGCAAAAATTCCGTTGACATTGGGTGTTGTCGCTCTGGGAACTTATGTGGTAATACGTCTGAGCTATGCCTTGATTGACCGCTTCAGTTCTGCTTTAGTCAATAGTGCTGTCTTATTGACTCCAGAAGCTCCCGAACGTATACAATTGCGAGTTTCTACTATTTCTGGCGTTAGCAAAAGTATCGCCACCATTACCTGTATAGTAGTTGGTACTCTGCTAGCTTTGGGGGCTTTGGGTGTAGAACTAGTTCCTTTGCTAGCAGGTGCAAGTCTAGTTGGTGTTGCAGTGTCCCTGGCATCCCAAAGTCTGATTAAAGATGCGATAAATGGCTTTTTGATTATTCTAGAAGACCAATACGCCTTAGGTGATTATATTACAGTTGGAACTGTCGGTGGTTTGGTCGAAAACTTGAATCTGCGGATGACCCAAGTGCGGGATGGAGAAGGGCGCTTAATTACGATTCCTAACAGTGAAATCAAAGTAGTTGCCAATCTTTCCAGTCGCTGGTCAAGAGCCGATTTAACTATCCCAGTTGCATACCAAACTGATGTTGACCAGGCGATAAAATTAATTCAAAAAGTTGGTGTGGACATGGATGAAGATCCGCTATGGGATCATCAAATTCTGGAAACACCTCAAGTTTTGGGAATAGATAATTTTGCTGTTGCTGAGAAAGGTTTCTTGATTCGTGTATGGATTAAAACACAACCCCTCAAGCAATGGAGTGTAGCAAGAGAGTATCGCCGTCGCTTAAAAATCGCCTTTGACCAAGCCGGAATTTCCATTTTTCTTCCGTGA
- the ahcY gene encoding adenosylhomocysteinase, producing the protein MTATSPRLKHEVKDLGLAALGRQRIEWAGREMPVLRQIRDRFAQEKPFAGIRLVACCHVTTETAHLAIALKAGGADAVLIASNPLSTQDDVAASLVADHEIPVFAIKGEDNETYNRHVQIALDHRPNIIIDDGCDVVASLVQKRQHQLADIIGTTEETTTGIVRLRAMFRDGVLTFPAVNVNDADTKHFFDNRYGTGQSTLDGIIRATNVLLAGKNVVVVGYGWCGKGTALRARGLGANVIVTEIDPIRAIEAVMDGFRVLPMEQAAPQGDLFITVTGNKHVIRGEHFDVMKDGAIVCNSGHFDIELDLVALGSKAKEVKTVRPFTQEYRLQNGKSVVVLGEGRLINLAAAEGHPSAVMDMSFANQALGCEYLVKNKGNLEPGIHSIPTEVDQDIARLKLQAMGIKIDTLTEDQIEYTNSWTSGT; encoded by the coding sequence ATGACCGCAACTTCTCCCCGATTAAAGCACGAGGTTAAAGACCTCGGCTTAGCTGCCTTGGGAAGACAGCGCATTGAATGGGCTGGACGTGAGATGCCTGTTTTACGGCAAATTCGCGATCGCTTCGCCCAAGAAAAGCCCTTTGCGGGCATTCGCCTTGTGGCTTGCTGCCATGTCACAACAGAAACTGCACACCTAGCAATTGCACTCAAAGCTGGTGGGGCAGACGCTGTGCTGATTGCGAGCAATCCCCTATCAACTCAAGACGACGTAGCTGCAAGTCTCGTCGCTGATCATGAAATTCCAGTCTTTGCCATCAAAGGTGAAGATAACGAAACATACAACCGCCACGTACAAATTGCTTTAGACCATCGCCCCAACATTATTATTGATGACGGTTGTGATGTCGTCGCCAGCCTGGTACAAAAACGCCAGCACCAACTTGCTGACATTATTGGTACCACAGAAGAAACCACAACAGGAATTGTGCGACTCCGCGCCATGTTTAGAGATGGCGTTCTCACGTTCCCCGCAGTCAACGTCAACGACGCTGACACCAAACACTTTTTTGACAACCGCTACGGTACCGGACAATCAACCCTAGACGGTATTATCCGCGCCACCAACGTTCTGCTTGCTGGTAAAAACGTTGTCGTTGTTGGTTACGGCTGGTGCGGTAAAGGTACAGCATTACGGGCGCGAGGACTCGGTGCTAACGTGATTGTCACCGAAATTGACCCCATCAGAGCAATTGAAGCGGTGATGGATGGCTTCCGCGTCCTGCCAATGGAACAAGCTGCACCCCAAGGTGATTTGTTTATCACTGTGACTGGTAACAAGCACGTCATTCGTGGTGAGCATTTCGACGTGATGAAAGACGGCGCGATCGTCTGTAACTCCGGTCACTTTGACATTGAATTGGATCTTGTCGCCTTGGGAAGTAAAGCCAAGGAAGTCAAGACAGTACGTCCCTTTACCCAAGAGTATCGCCTGCAAAATGGCAAATCTGTTGTAGTTCTGGGTGAAGGACGCTTGATTAACCTCGCCGCAGCAGAAGGACATCCTAGCGCGGTGATGGATATGAGCTTCGCCAACCAAGCTTTGGGTTGCGAATACCTCGTGAAAAATAAAGGTAACCTGGAACCCGGTATCCACTCAATTCCAACAGAAGTGGATCAAGACATTGCACGGCTGAAATTGCAGGCGATGGGAATTAAGATTGATACCCTCACAGAAGATCAAATTGAGTACACAAACTCTTGGACTTCTGGAACCTAA
- a CDS encoding methyl-accepting chemotaxis protein: MLKNRRYDERNLAPSRKLDCTCIVKVIRKSIVLKVTALAITIGTLPLLAVRTTPHNFGNQSISQEITEVQQTKTSAIANEVPQAILEDDQKIQIAAALLILVNPLVRHNTFEQQQAVLNRYIIDSAYQLTNYVVWRTPRVLPNLNSEVIFAVNKVTTSANQQDSFLSMLLWIGMIGALVVAIAVFLVQWCISPILNTTNVLRKPGSGEPQIDAEEDELASLGPAINLMAEKLKILVTEQAEHSSRQEAEVKRTQIFTEITLRIRQFLKQQDILQTTVEEIRNLLATERVVVYRFNDVGSGNIVSESIAAGWAKMIDTQMNDPCLSEHYIQHYKNGRVRAIDNIYQAGFTVCHIKTLEKFAVKASLIAPVFQGKQLISLLVAHECKKPRAWQEWEINLFAQLAIQVGFALDQATLLEQVEAVSQDQRQQKEALEKKLIQMINSIEAASNGDLTVRAEVSAGEIGTIADFFNSIIENLRQIVTAVKKAAEQVNVSVGENSNATQQLASEALEQAQEITRTVAEINQMSLSIQAVADSAHQAAEVAEIASDIATEGEVAMDRTVKSILNLQHTVTQTADKVNRLGQSSQQISKVVSLINQIALQTNLLSINASLEISRAGHENRGLSVVADEIGQLAAQSAQATLEIQQILENIQVETNDVVKAMEFGRSEVLEGANLVKDAKLSLAKISQVSRQIDQLLQLISNTTISQAQTSSTVAILMSDIAKVSERTSDFSYNVSGSLQKTLEVAQELQKSVGVFKIGEQN, from the coding sequence ATGTTGAAGAATCGTCGATACGACGAGCGAAATCTAGCGCCTTCACGGAAGCTTGATTGTACTTGTATTGTTAAAGTTATTAGAAAAAGTATTGTCTTAAAAGTGACAGCTTTAGCTATTACGATTGGCACACTTCCATTACTGGCTGTTAGGACAACGCCTCATAACTTTGGGAATCAATCGATTAGTCAGGAAATAACCGAAGTTCAACAAACCAAAACCTCTGCTATAGCAAATGAGGTACCTCAAGCGATCCTTGAGGATGATCAAAAAATTCAAATAGCGGCTGCTCTACTGATTTTGGTAAATCCTCTGGTACGGCATAATACTTTTGAACAACAGCAAGCAGTCTTAAATCGCTACATAATCGATAGTGCATACCAGTTAACAAACTACGTGGTTTGGAGAACACCAAGAGTTTTGCCAAACTTAAATTCAGAGGTGATCTTTGCTGTAAATAAAGTTACTACATCTGCCAACCAACAAGACTCATTCCTAAGCATGCTACTTTGGATTGGAATGATAGGAGCTTTGGTAGTTGCGATCGCTGTTTTTTTAGTTCAATGGTGCATAAGTCCAATCCTGAATACAACTAATGTGCTCAGAAAACCAGGTTCAGGAGAACCCCAAATTGATGCAGAAGAAGACGAACTCGCTTCTTTAGGTCCTGCAATCAACTTGATGGCAGAGAAACTCAAGATTCTAGTCACCGAACAAGCAGAACACTCTTCTCGCCAAGAAGCTGAAGTCAAGCGAACACAAATCTTTACAGAAATCACCCTGCGGATTCGTCAATTTTTAAAACAGCAAGATATCCTCCAGACAACAGTTGAAGAAATCCGAAACTTACTTGCAACTGAGCGAGTAGTCGTATATCGCTTTAACGATGTAGGAAGTGGAAATATCGTATCAGAATCTATTGCTGCTGGTTGGGCAAAAATGATCGATACACAGATGAATGATCCCTGTTTGAGTGAGCATTACATACAACACTACAAAAATGGTCGCGTGCGTGCTATTGATAACATCTACCAAGCCGGATTTACAGTTTGTCACATAAAAACTTTAGAAAAATTTGCAGTCAAGGCAAGTTTAATCGCACCAGTTTTTCAAGGAAAGCAGCTGATTAGCTTACTGGTTGCTCATGAGTGTAAAAAACCTCGTGCTTGGCAAGAGTGGGAAATCAATTTATTCGCACAGTTAGCAATCCAAGTTGGATTTGCTCTAGATCAAGCGACTCTGCTAGAACAAGTTGAGGCTGTTTCGCAGGATCAACGTCAACAAAAAGAAGCACTTGAGAAAAAATTGATACAAATGATCAATAGTATTGAAGCGGCTTCTAATGGTGATTTAACTGTCAGGGCTGAGGTGAGTGCAGGTGAGATTGGTACAATAGCTGATTTTTTTAACTCTATCATCGAAAACTTACGACAAATCGTCACTGCTGTTAAAAAAGCTGCCGAACAGGTGAATGTTTCCGTTGGAGAAAACTCAAATGCCACCCAGCAACTGGCAAGTGAAGCCCTCGAACAAGCTCAAGAGATTACCCGCACCGTTGCAGAGATTAATCAAATGTCCCTCTCAATTCAAGCAGTGGCAGATAGCGCCCATCAAGCGGCAGAAGTTGCTGAGATCGCTTCTGACATAGCTACAGAGGGTGAAGTAGCAATGGATCGCACTGTCAAAAGTATCTTGAATTTACAACATACAGTCACACAAACAGCTGACAAGGTAAATCGTCTTGGTCAATCTTCCCAACAAATTTCCAAAGTTGTGTCATTGATTAACCAAATCGCCTTGCAAACCAACTTGTTATCGATCAACGCTAGTTTAGAGATATCACGAGCAGGTCATGAAAATCGCGGGTTAAGTGTGGTGGCAGACGAAATTGGTCAATTAGCTGCGCAGTCTGCCCAAGCAACACTAGAAATTCAACAAATCTTAGAGAACATCCAAGTCGAAACTAACGATGTGGTTAAGGCTATGGAGTTTGGAAGAAGCGAAGTCTTGGAGGGAGCAAATCTTGTCAAAGATGCCAAACTTAGCCTTGCGAAAATTTCACAGGTGTCTCGCCAGATTGACCAATTACTGCAATTGATTTCAAATACAACAATATCTCAAGCTCAGACTTCTAGTACTGTGGCTATTTTGATGAGCGATATTGCCAAAGTTTCAGAACGCACTTCGGATTTCTCTTACAATGTATCAGGTTCTCTACAGAAAACTTTAGAGGTAGCGCAGGAATTGCAAAAGTCTGTTGGTGTGTTCAAAATAGGTGAGCAGAATTGA
- a CDS encoding MASE3 domain-containing protein: MRRNRIPVQLVWAVVVICVLPSLLNLLGVDFGSPSQTFDVLVSNITKDKVIDVMHHTLSGSFTHTILEWSAFCTAIFTVILSLIHFYLKADVVTPIIGIALFSSGCMDAFHTLAADRLIQGVADNQNLIPFTWAICRLFNALILLGGAGFFLIAQPVRWKRGISLVVLSSLVFGVIAFWVVSICARSATLPKTIFPNSIVTRPWDIAPLLLFIFAGFVVFPRFYNKYPSLFSHALIISVIPEVATQLHMAFGSKELFDNHFNIAHFLKIIAYLVPFIGLILDYIRTYREEADTAKELKQAMGVFNSILSESR, encoded by the coding sequence ATGAGAAGAAATAGGATTCCTGTTCAATTGGTTTGGGCAGTAGTCGTCATCTGTGTACTGCCTAGCTTGCTGAATCTATTGGGAGTAGATTTTGGTTCGCCCTCACAGACTTTTGACGTCTTAGTGTCAAATATAACTAAAGACAAAGTGATTGATGTTATGCACCACACTTTATCTGGGAGTTTTACGCACACTATCTTAGAGTGGAGTGCGTTTTGTACAGCAATCTTCACAGTAATTTTATCTTTGATACACTTCTATCTTAAGGCTGATGTCGTTACTCCGATCATTGGCATAGCACTTTTTAGCTCTGGATGCATGGATGCATTTCACACTTTGGCAGCTGATAGATTAATTCAGGGTGTCGCAGATAACCAGAATCTCATCCCCTTCACTTGGGCAATCTGCCGACTTTTCAATGCTCTGATTCTGCTTGGTGGAGCAGGCTTTTTTTTGATTGCTCAGCCAGTGAGATGGAAAAGGGGTATCAGTTTGGTGGTACTTTCGAGTCTAGTTTTTGGTGTCATTGCTTTTTGGGTTGTATCTATCTGCGCCCGCAGCGCAACTCTACCGAAAACCATATTTCCTAACTCTATAGTGACTCGTCCGTGGGACATTGCTCCACTGTTACTATTTATCTTTGCAGGTTTTGTTGTTTTCCCTCGCTTTTACAACAAATATCCAAGTTTGTTCTCTCATGCGCTGATTATCAGCGTTATTCCCGAAGTAGCCACTCAACTCCATATGGCTTTTGGTTCAAAAGAACTGTTTGACAACCATTTCAACATTGCCCATTTTCTCAAGATTATTGCTTACTTAGTGCCGTTTATCGGATTGATTTTGGACTATATACGAACTTATCGAGAAGAGGCAGATACAGCTAAGGAGTTAAAACAAGCTATGGGGGTGTTTAATTCTATTTTGAGTGAGTCTCGTTGA
- a CDS encoding ABC transporter substrate-binding protein yields MLTGLGIVLIIWIISILSSSPEVALCPTGLPDNISYGDKILNENDRNLDPAQSGTKKLQEACTKFGNGQDKNAVAAGIPLLNQAVNNLTTAHEQNTNNAEILTYKNNAEVYRDYAIEISQSTQKPNRPKILAVAIPVNPRNSSLKEEIKESADGINLGVAIAQKEFNQKNNHKFIVFIADDKNDTNTAEPIINSLKKVQPEIVGVVGHAFSSLTINAVNFYNKNKLVLISPTSTAVNIRPGNLTDGEIIYSEFAPLINQLPKK; encoded by the coding sequence ATGTTAACAGGCTTAGGAATAGTTCTCATAATTTGGATTATATCTATTCTTTCTTCATCCCCAGAAGTTGCACTTTGTCCTACAGGACTTCCTGACAATATAAGTTATGGAGACAAAATTTTAAATGAGAACGATAGAAACTTAGATCCAGCACAAAGCGGAACTAAGAAATTGCAAGAGGCGTGCACAAAATTTGGAAATGGGCAAGATAAAAATGCTGTAGCTGCTGGTATTCCTTTATTGAATCAGGCTGTTAATAACTTGACTACTGCTCACGAACAGAATACAAATAATGCCGAAATACTGACTTATAAAAATAATGCTGAGGTATACCGAGATTATGCCATTGAGATTTCTCAGTCAACTCAAAAGCCAAATAGACCTAAGATTTTAGCAGTTGCTATTCCTGTTAATCCAAGAAATTCTTCTTTAAAAGAAGAAATAAAGGAATCAGCAGATGGAATCAACTTAGGTGTTGCTATAGCTCAGAAAGAATTCAATCAAAAAAATAACCATAAATTCATAGTTTTTATAGCAGATGATAAAAATGATACGAATACTGCTGAACCAATTATTAACAGTTTGAAAAAGGTGCAACCCGAAATTGTAGGTGTTGTTGGTCACGCTTTTAGCAGTTTAACAATAAATGCTGTTAATTTTTATAATAAAAATAAATTAGTCTTAATATCTCCGACTAGTACAGCAGTAAATATTCGTCCCGGAAACTTGACTGATGGTGAAATTATATATTCAGAGTTTGCCCCACTAATAAATCAATTGCCAAAAAAATAG
- the aroF gene encoding 3-deoxy-7-phosphoheptulonate synthase — protein MNSAKLAAKSHPDHQTVVNLSDKVGFGGTELVIIGGPCTVESAEQMETVAQKLSAAPVQALRGGVYKPRTSPYAFQGMAEDGLEILAQVQSHYNIPVVTEVMAISQIEAIAAHVDMLQVGSRNMQNFDLLKALGQAGKPILLKRGLAATIEEFVMAAEYILSHGNPDVVLCERGIRSFDNYTRNVLDLGAVAVLKQITHLPVIVDPSHAVGKRELVAPLAKAAIACGADGLIIECHPEPEKSVSDARQALSLEDMVNLVHSLKPVAASVGRRISEDVGAGFKPAPLCCAA, from the coding sequence ATGAATAGTGCTAAACTAGCTGCCAAGTCTCATCCTGACCATCAAACAGTCGTCAACCTTTCAGACAAAGTCGGCTTTGGTGGTACAGAACTGGTGATTATCGGTGGACCTTGCACTGTTGAAAGCGCCGAACAAATGGAAACCGTAGCTCAAAAGCTATCCGCCGCACCTGTGCAAGCTTTACGTGGTGGTGTTTACAAGCCCCGCACCTCTCCCTACGCTTTTCAGGGAATGGCAGAAGATGGACTGGAAATTTTGGCTCAAGTGCAATCGCACTACAATATTCCAGTCGTCACTGAGGTGATGGCAATTTCTCAAATAGAAGCAATAGCCGCTCATGTTGATATGCTTCAAGTGGGTAGCCGCAACATGCAAAACTTTGATTTACTCAAAGCATTGGGACAAGCAGGTAAGCCGATACTCCTCAAACGCGGCTTAGCAGCGACAATTGAAGAATTCGTTATGGCAGCTGAATACATCTTAAGCCACGGAAATCCTGATGTGGTACTGTGCGAACGAGGTATCCGCAGCTTCGACAATTACACCCGCAACGTACTAGATTTAGGAGCAGTGGCAGTTCTCAAGCAGATAACTCACTTACCTGTGATTGTAGATCCATCTCATGCAGTTGGTAAACGTGAACTCGTGGCACCTCTTGCTAAGGCGGCTATTGCTTGTGGGGCAGATGGGTTAATTATTGAGTGTCATCCAGAGCCAGAAAAATCTGTTTCTGATGCACGTCAAGCCCTGTCTTTAGAAGATATGGTGAATTTGGTTCATAGCTTAAAGCCCGTAGCAGCATCTGTTGGGCGGAGAATATCGGAAGACGTAGGGGCGGGTTTCAAACCTGCCCCTCTTTGTTGTGCTGCTTGA
- a CDS encoding pentapeptide repeat-containing protein, which produces MSEFEQYYRVLELEPGATFEEVTQAYKDLAFVWHPDRLPKDNTRLQEKAQKKLQEINEAREQLRLSNMKYQTLQYSASHYSAASAQKNPTEKTYQHSAASAQKNPTEKTYQHSAASVQKNPTEKTYQHSAPSAQKNPTEKTYQPPHPNPDLSGKDYSRANLQNKDLSGRNMSYANLSGANLSDTFMHKVNLRGANLSEANLFRANLLLADLREANFRGANLVGADLSGADLRGANFMGARMKSGDRLLVKLVGANLAGAIMPDGKIYE; this is translated from the coding sequence ATGAGCGAGTTCGAGCAGTATTATAGAGTTTTGGAATTAGAGCCTGGGGCAACATTTGAGGAAGTGACCCAAGCTTATAAAGATTTGGCTTTTGTATGGCATCCTGATCGCCTGCCAAAAGACAATACCCGTTTACAAGAGAAAGCGCAAAAAAAGCTACAAGAAATTAATGAGGCTCGTGAGCAATTGCGCTTATCGAATATGAAGTATCAAACGTTACAATATTCTGCCTCACACTATTCAGCAGCGTCTGCACAGAAAAATCCAACCGAGAAAACCTATCAACATTCAGCAGCGTCTGCACAGAAAAATCCAACTGAAAAAACCTATCAACATTCAGCAGCGTCTGTACAGAAAAATCCAACCGAGAAAACCTATCAACATTCAGCACCATCTGCACAGAAAAATCCAACCGAGAAAACCTATCAACCACCACACCCAAACCCAGACTTAAGCGGAAAAGACTATAGTCGGGCAAACTTACAAAATAAAGACTTATCTGGCAGAAACATGAGTTATGCGAACTTGAGTGGTGCCAATCTCAGTGATACTTTCATGCATAAAGTGAATCTTAGAGGTGCAAATTTGTCTGAGGCAAATTTATTTAGAGCTAACCTACTTTTAGCTGATCTCCGAGAAGCCAATTTCCGGGGTGCTAATTTAGTTGGAGCAGATTTGAGCGGAGCAGATTTGCGGGGAGCGAACTTCATGGGAGCGCGGATGAAATCTGGTGACAGACTTCTTGTTAAACTGGTTGGAGCTAACTTAGCTGGGGCAATCATGCCTGATGGCAAAATTTACGAATAA
- a CDS encoding SDR family oxidoreductase — protein MNVAIIGCGYVGCTIARYWQQTMTFVVTATTTTPERVPALQAVAQRVEVVKGNDPEGLKSVLKNQDVVLLSVGAKSADVYEETYLQTAQTLVSVLKQIPSIQQLIYTGSYAVYGDRQGAWVDEESPPAPANQNGQIICDTEQVLLSASSANLRVCILRLGGIYGPGRELVKIFGRYADTTRPGNGKDTTNWIHLDDIIAAIEFARNAQLQGIYNLVDDAHLTTGELLQGVFETHNLPKVTWDSSQESKRPYNAKVSNKKIKDAGYELIHPQIIF, from the coding sequence ATGAACGTTGCGATTATTGGTTGCGGATATGTCGGTTGTACAATTGCTCGATATTGGCAACAAACAATGACTTTTGTAGTCACTGCTACTACAACCACTCCTGAACGTGTCCCGGCGCTGCAAGCAGTAGCCCAACGAGTCGAAGTCGTCAAAGGAAATGACCCAGAAGGTCTAAAATCAGTCTTGAAAAATCAAGATGTTGTGCTTTTGAGTGTTGGTGCAAAGAGTGCCGATGTTTACGAAGAAACCTATCTACAAACTGCTCAGACTTTAGTCTCTGTTCTTAAACAGATTCCTAGTATACAGCAACTCATATACACAGGCAGCTATGCTGTTTATGGTGACAGACAGGGAGCATGGGTGGATGAAGAATCACCACCAGCACCTGCTAACCAAAATGGACAAATTATTTGCGATACCGAGCAAGTTTTACTATCAGCATCCAGTGCAAACCTCCGTGTTTGTATTTTGCGATTGGGAGGAATTTACGGTCCAGGTCGAGAACTGGTAAAAATCTTTGGTCGATATGCTGACACAACCCGACCTGGCAATGGCAAGGATACAACAAATTGGATTCACCTTGATGACATTATTGCTGCTATAGAGTTCGCTCGTAACGCTCAACTGCAAGGCATTTATAACTTAGTTGATGATGCCCATCTCACAACTGGGGAATTACTTCAAGGTGTGTTTGAAACACACAATCTACCCAAAGTCACATGGGATTCCTCCCAAGAGAGTAAGCGCCCATATAACGCCAAGGTGTCTAATAAAAAGATAAAAGATGCGGGATATGAATTAATTCATCCCCAGATAATTTTTTAG
- a CDS encoding alpha/beta fold hydrolase, giving the protein MISQQKTVSPTHFYNWKNYRCAYEVDNPTQSTREGIPLLLIHPIGVGLSRQFWQRFSSEWYKQGRRNPIYNPDLLGCGESDMPHVAYTPSDWAEQLQHFLNTVVQKPVILVVQGALFPVAIELVQKEPSNLIAGLVLAGPPGWAIITKKTPQWQDKLIWNLLDSPLGNAFYRYARREKFLRDFSTRQLFDSADAVDAEWINTLQQGAAKSDSRHAVFSFLAGFWRKNYSQAIASIKQPTLVVVGETASNISKEGKQEKPDERLADYLACLPNGRGIKIPGRNVLPYESTAEFVEALAPFINDIS; this is encoded by the coding sequence ATGATTTCTCAACAGAAAACAGTATCTCCTACCCACTTCTACAATTGGAAAAATTATCGCTGCGCCTATGAGGTTGATAACCCAACTCAATCAACTCGCGAGGGTATTCCCCTATTATTAATACACCCGATTGGCGTTGGCTTATCCCGGCAGTTTTGGCAGCGTTTTTCCAGCGAATGGTATAAACAAGGTCGTCGCAATCCCATTTACAACCCCGATTTATTGGGATGCGGTGAAAGCGATATGCCCCATGTGGCTTACACTCCAAGTGACTGGGCAGAACAGTTGCAACACTTTTTAAACACGGTGGTGCAAAAACCTGTCATTTTGGTCGTACAGGGTGCTTTATTTCCAGTTGCAATTGAATTAGTTCAAAAAGAACCATCCAACTTAATAGCCGGACTTGTATTAGCTGGTCCTCCCGGTTGGGCAATCATTACAAAGAAAACACCTCAATGGCAAGATAAACTTATCTGGAATCTATTAGATTCGCCTTTGGGTAATGCTTTTTATCGCTATGCCCGAAGAGAAAAGTTTTTGCGTGATTTCTCAACACGTCAACTGTTTGACTCAGCAGATGCAGTTGATGCTGAATGGATAAACACCTTGCAACAAGGTGCAGCAAAGAGTGATAGTCGTCATGCAGTTTTCTCTTTTTTAGCTGGTTTTTGGCGCAAAAATTATAGTCAAGCGATCGCTTCTATTAAGCAACCAACGCTGGTCGTTGTTGGGGAAACAGCATCAAATATTAGCAAAGAAGGTAAACAAGAAAAACCAGATGAACGTTTAGCTGATTACCTTGCTTGTTTGCCAAATGGTCGTGGAATCAAAATTCCTGGTAGGAATGTTTTACCATATGAGTCAACTGCTGAATTTGTTGAGGCGTTAGCGCCGTTTATCAACGATATTTCATAA